In one Pseudomonas purpurea genomic region, the following are encoded:
- a CDS encoding NEL-type E3 ubiquitin ligase domain-containing protein, which yields MSRLLSLDTANPTYPDWYMNASSLNRRYLKQLVEERWRSQAKVDGPLKNLQQDIQAFANPLLSLLVRSNFNTHGDVSPLTLKLYIPDNIIFGIDSGASRVRESTLLEGALHNFEEPETAEDYFRTGSGVYSRNSRGELTLERTMTVAKIATLCRRLDLGGQYQTHIKSILLPSDPKARQLLEEHALAAHKASFNLDALMAYLKKDISEYAYGKLKHVRDGKSDITFHDQPLHRHRLSLMGFALHGIVLFSAVSQPSRVKSLVDELTPDGVKFWSNWSQRLPVLPGTEYERFKLLQSFLANGPDSVHEDMLRREDVHRQSRLDGPVIAYVPDDPLHPLKEYNSLADFMKELLGQLRDTQYQEFFSRFVAQKDKGKFFARVNERLTRIVWQQREPLDMGPWWRETELENPTAEPITNLITGDLWQWLYADKRDKAIADARVIAVPTGDEDATTRWKRLTSYLDIGWNVFNFVGMLIPGVGEVLLGVMVAQIADELVEGIEDWSKGDREEAASHINGVLINFAQLALMGVGHVLPRGLAAVKPSALIDSLKPVEMPDGKTRLWKTDLGPYEHPVSLPANAVPNDIGLFEQGGKQWLRLEEKHYEVSQDPVTGQHRLEHPQRPTAYKPLVEHNNAGAWKVETERPLEWEAQQLMQRMDTTLHGYSAQTLGRIQRVSGVDENLLRRLHVEHETPPALLRDTCMRFNTYAEAERFPQHIEANQIPDAMVGFVPEVMVELPGWPENRAVEVFEAADRSGASFKHGNAMASGPMTIKVSRSELAAGKLPERVIEALDDSEVRVLLGNDIARGTPERIEALRKQLGQQAGKQKKRLFEALYKSRDVSGDPRVRRVLNDVPELPASVALELLEHAEPADLQHLSEKQRLSLRLRQQARAVRDRVRLNRAYEGLYLEELASADSRRLELGSLAGLPGWSDEVRIEIRELGFGGKLHASVGPENAPIRKVLILEEDGRYQTRDADDRHLHGTDEFYASVLHALPDAQRNALGYDIHEGARLKVEIQRSPLSHDRFASTLLEHPIRKPAYDPHTLKLLGGMDGYRRVSRDMTARLRIRSLYPSLTDAELDMFMETLRQQNIPVGLQIHGLEIEFNQMVSTLNQWVNRPLRDFRFGPRGVAERNARNAIAAKIRRCWQRSGPWHLDGYGNATGQALDLSNLDLSPHIDSLPRLAANFDHVTRLGLSNTGLSSIEHPFLQSFRNVRALDLARNSLTALPSSLAEMPHLRELDLTSNRVVLNIVDHQRLKKCTLLTSLKLAENPLELLPNISRMPDLHTLVLANTGATTWPPGLFDRPRFRHFFLDLSRNVLTDIPQVTPGTWHAEMLGRTWLSRGPEWMSAENLETLKNYVRSVGMDPERPYPPAGVLSSIQWEEGLTRPQWVEKQYVWNDVEDEFNSTDFFEEINALTLSADFTASKAYRADLTGKVWRMLDTMAENAPLREQFFREANVRSNCVDGATQLFNVMGVQVLVHEALALGNSGLIEAELVTLAQGKSRLDELERIARRHIVAREAAGERFRREDAARNVTGTIDEVEVHLAFMTDLAERLDLPWQARGMQFRKIAGVTSEMIEDAYQRVLGLEEGDLLRDSIAEQSFWKSFVERSNRARFRAIDRKTVATTEFKVALDERADSAGLSLEEKASLKEQIRVLAAELGQPESAFAPGQVMADEAYEQELALIKSEREALLRQLTQQAMDRAKVQRVEIPFTVAPGS from the coding sequence GTGAGCCGGCTGTTATCACTCGACACCGCCAACCCGACCTATCCCGATTGGTACATGAATGCGTCCAGCCTCAATCGGCGCTACCTCAAGCAACTGGTTGAAGAGCGCTGGCGCTCACAAGCGAAGGTGGACGGTCCGCTGAAAAACCTGCAACAGGACATTCAGGCGTTTGCCAATCCCCTGCTTTCCTTGCTTGTCAGGTCGAATTTCAATACCCATGGCGACGTCAGCCCGCTGACGCTGAAGCTGTACATTCCGGACAACATTATCTTTGGCATCGACAGTGGCGCCAGCCGTGTGCGCGAATCCACATTGCTGGAGGGCGCATTGCATAACTTCGAAGAACCGGAAACCGCTGAAGATTATTTCCGGACCGGCTCTGGTGTGTACTCCAGAAACTCCCGAGGGGAGTTAACACTTGAACGGACGATGACGGTTGCGAAAATCGCCACACTGTGTCGGCGACTGGACCTGGGGGGGCAATATCAAACGCATATAAAAAGCATTTTATTGCCCTCCGATCCGAAGGCCCGGCAGTTATTGGAAGAGCATGCGCTGGCCGCGCACAAAGCGTCTTTTAATCTGGACGCGTTGATGGCTTATTTGAAAAAAGATATCAGCGAGTATGCCTACGGCAAACTTAAACACGTACGTGATGGCAAAAGCGACATCACCTTTCATGATCAGCCGTTGCACCGGCATCGGCTCTCGCTGATGGGCTTCGCGTTGCACGGCATCGTGTTGTTCAGTGCGGTGAGCCAGCCGTCCAGGGTCAAGTCGTTGGTCGACGAATTGACGCCCGACGGAGTGAAGTTCTGGAGCAACTGGTCGCAACGGTTACCCGTGTTGCCGGGCACCGAGTACGAGCGCTTCAAGCTGTTGCAATCGTTCCTGGCCAACGGTCCTGACAGTGTCCACGAGGACATGCTGCGCCGCGAGGATGTTCATCGGCAGAGCCGTTTGGACGGACCGGTGATTGCCTATGTGCCGGACGATCCGCTGCACCCGCTGAAAGAGTACAACTCGCTCGCCGACTTCATGAAAGAGCTGCTTGGCCAACTGCGCGATACGCAGTATCAGGAATTTTTCAGTCGCTTCGTGGCGCAGAAGGACAAGGGCAAATTCTTCGCCCGGGTCAACGAACGCCTGACGCGGATTGTCTGGCAGCAACGCGAGCCATTGGACATGGGGCCCTGGTGGCGGGAAACCGAGCTCGAGAACCCGACCGCAGAGCCCATCACCAACCTGATTACCGGGGACTTGTGGCAATGGCTGTATGCCGACAAACGCGATAAAGCCATCGCCGATGCGCGGGTCATCGCGGTGCCGACCGGTGATGAGGATGCAACGACACGCTGGAAGCGCCTGACCAGTTATCTGGACATCGGCTGGAACGTGTTCAACTTTGTCGGGATGTTGATTCCAGGCGTGGGCGAAGTGCTGTTGGGGGTGATGGTGGCGCAGATCGCCGATGAACTGGTGGAGGGCATCGAGGACTGGAGCAAGGGCGACCGGGAAGAAGCGGCGTCCCACATCAACGGGGTGCTGATCAATTTTGCCCAGTTGGCGCTGATGGGCGTCGGGCACGTCCTGCCCCGGGGTTTGGCGGCGGTCAAACCCAGCGCGCTGATCGACAGCCTCAAACCGGTGGAGATGCCCGATGGCAAGACCCGTTTGTGGAAAACCGACCTCGGGCCCTATGAGCACCCGGTGTCACTGCCCGCCAATGCCGTGCCCAACGACATCGGCCTGTTTGAACAGGGCGGCAAGCAGTGGCTGCGGCTGGAAGAAAAGCACTATGAGGTGAGCCAGGACCCGGTGACGGGTCAACATCGGCTGGAACATCCGCAGCGCCCCACGGCCTACAAACCGCTGGTGGAGCATAACAACGCCGGTGCCTGGAAGGTCGAGACCGAGCGGCCGCTGGAGTGGGAAGCGCAACAGTTGATGCAGCGCATGGACACCACGCTCCACGGATACTCTGCGCAGACACTGGGCAGGATCCAGCGAGTGAGCGGTGTGGACGAGAACCTGCTGCGCCGGTTGCATGTCGAGCATGAAACGCCGCCCGCGCTGCTGCGCGATACCTGCATGCGCTTCAATACCTACGCAGAGGCGGAACGCTTCCCGCAGCACATCGAGGCTAACCAGATTCCCGACGCGATGGTCGGCTTCGTGCCAGAGGTCATGGTTGAATTGCCGGGTTGGCCCGAGAACAGGGCGGTGGAGGTTTTCGAGGCGGCGGATCGCTCGGGAGCTTCGTTCAAACATGGTAATGCCATGGCGTCCGGGCCGATGACGATCAAGGTCAGCCGCTCCGAACTGGCTGCCGGAAAGCTGCCCGAACGGGTGATTGAAGCGCTGGACGACAGCGAGGTGCGCGTCCTGCTTGGCAACGACATCGCCCGTGGCACGCCCGAGCGTATCGAGGCATTACGCAAGCAGTTGGGCCAGCAGGCGGGCAAGCAAAAGAAACGCCTGTTCGAAGCGCTCTACAAGAGCCGCGATGTGTCTGGCGATCCTCGCGTGCGGCGAGTGCTCAATGACGTTCCGGAGTTGCCGGCCAGCGTTGCGCTGGAATTGCTGGAGCATGCCGAGCCGGCCGATCTGCAACACCTGAGCGAAAAACAGCGTCTCTCGCTGCGCTTGCGTCAACAGGCCCGGGCAGTGCGTGACCGGGTGCGATTGAACCGGGCTTATGAGGGCCTCTACCTTGAGGAACTGGCCAGTGCCGACTCGCGCAGGCTCGAACTGGGCTCCTTGGCCGGCCTGCCAGGGTGGTCCGATGAGGTGCGGATCGAAATTCGCGAACTGGGTTTCGGCGGGAAGCTGCACGCCAGCGTGGGGCCGGAAAATGCGCCCATCCGCAAGGTGCTGATTCTTGAGGAAGACGGGCGCTACCAGACGCGGGACGCGGATGATCGGCATTTGCACGGCACCGATGAGTTCTATGCATCGGTCTTGCACGCCCTGCCGGATGCGCAGCGCAACGCGTTGGGGTATGACATTCACGAAGGTGCTCGACTCAAGGTTGAAATACAACGTTCACCCCTGAGCCATGATCGGTTCGCGTCGACGTTGCTTGAGCATCCGATTCGTAAACCGGCTTACGACCCACACACCCTGAAGCTGCTCGGGGGGATGGACGGCTATCGGCGTGTTTCCAGAGACATGACGGCCCGGCTTCGAATCCGCAGCCTTTACCCGTCGCTCACGGACGCAGAGCTCGACATGTTCATGGAGACCCTGCGCCAGCAAAACATCCCCGTCGGGCTACAGATCCATGGGCTTGAGATCGAGTTCAACCAGATGGTTTCAACGCTGAACCAATGGGTGAATCGACCCCTCCGGGATTTTCGTTTCGGCCCCAGAGGCGTGGCCGAAAGGAATGCCAGAAATGCCATCGCCGCAAAAATCAGGCGTTGCTGGCAGCGTAGCGGCCCATGGCATCTGGACGGATACGGAAATGCGACCGGGCAGGCACTGGACCTGAGCAACCTGGACCTGAGCCCGCACATCGATAGCCTGCCCAGGCTTGCGGCCAACTTCGATCACGTGACGCGCCTGGGGTTAAGCAACACAGGGTTGTCGAGCATCGAGCATCCTTTTCTTCAGTCCTTTCGCAACGTACGTGCACTGGACCTGGCTCGGAACAGTTTGACCGCGTTGCCCTCAAGCCTCGCCGAGATGCCACACCTGAGGGAACTGGACCTTACGAGCAACCGGGTTGTGTTGAACATCGTCGATCACCAGAGGCTCAAGAAGTGCACCTTGCTGACCTCCTTGAAGTTGGCTGAAAACCCCTTGGAATTGTTGCCGAACATCAGTCGCATGCCTGACTTGCATACCCTGGTGCTGGCTAATACAGGCGCCACTACCTGGCCGCCCGGGCTGTTTGACCGGCCACGGTTCCGGCACTTTTTCCTAGACCTGAGCCGCAACGTGTTGACGGACATTCCGCAGGTTACGCCAGGCACCTGGCATGCCGAGATGTTGGGGCGTACGTGGCTCAGTCGTGGACCCGAGTGGATGTCGGCTGAAAATCTGGAAACGCTCAAAAACTACGTTCGGTCGGTGGGCATGGACCCTGAACGTCCTTATCCGCCCGCAGGTGTGCTCAGCAGTATCCAGTGGGAGGAAGGCTTGACGCGGCCTCAGTGGGTTGAGAAGCAATACGTCTGGAACGATGTTGAGGATGAATTCAATTCAACGGATTTTTTCGAAGAAATCAACGCGCTCACCCTGTCCGCCGACTTCACCGCCAGCAAGGCCTATCGCGCCGATTTGACGGGCAAGGTCTGGCGAATGCTGGACACCATGGCTGAGAACGCGCCATTGCGAGAGCAGTTTTTCAGGGAGGCCAACGTACGATCCAACTGCGTCGACGGTGCGACACAGCTTTTCAACGTCATGGGGGTGCAGGTGCTGGTTCACGAAGCGTTGGCGCTCGGTAACAGCGGTTTGATCGAGGCTGAGCTGGTGACCCTGGCACAGGGCAAGTCTCGACTGGACGAGCTCGAGAGAATTGCCAGGCGCCACATCGTGGCGCGCGAAGCGGCCGGTGAGCGGTTTCGACGTGAGGATGCCGCACGCAATGTCACCGGCACCATTGATGAGGTGGAGGTTCACCTGGCCTTCATGACGGATCTGGCAGAACGGCTGGACCTGCCATGGCAGGCGCGCGGCATGCAGTTCCGCAAGATCGCAGGCGTTACCAGCGAAATGATCGAGGATGCCTATCAACGGGTTCTGGGGTTGGAGGAGGGCGATCTGCTGCGTGATTCGATTGCCGAGCAGTCCTTCTGGAAGTCCTTTGTCGAGCGTTCGAACCGGGCACGCTTCAGGGCGATTGATCGCAAGACGGTTGCCACGACCGAGTTCAAGGTGGCCCTGGATGAGAGAGCTGACAGTGCGGGCCTGTCGCTGGAGGAGAAGGCCAGCCTGAAGGAGCAGATCCGCGTGCTGGCCGCCGAACTTGGCCAGCCGGAAAGTGCTTTTGCGCCGGGGCAGGTCATGGCCGACGAAGCCTATGAGCAAGAACTGGCGCTGATTAAAAGCGAGCGTGAAGCCTTGCTCAGGCAACTGACCCAGCAAGCAATGGATCGGGCAAAAGTGCAACGGGTTGAAATCCCTTTTACGGTAGCTCCGGGTAGCTGA
- the ureC gene encoding urease subunit alpha gives MKISRQAYADMFGPTVGDKVRLADTELWIEVEKDFTTYGEEVKFGGGKVIRDGQGQSQLLAAEVVDTLITNALIIDHWGIVKADVGLKDGRIAGIGKAGNPDVQPNVTIAIGASTEVIAGEGMILTAGGIDTHIHFICPQQIEEALMSGVTTMIGGGTGPATGTNATTCTSGPWHLARMLQAADAFPMNIGLTGKGNASLPEPLIEQVKAGAIGLKLHEDWGTTPASIDNCLSVADQYDVQVAIHTDTLNESGFVETTLAAFKGRTIHTYHTEGAGGGHAPDIIKACGFANVLPSSTNPTRPFTRNTIDEHLDMLMVCHHLDPSIAEDVAFAESRIRRETIAAEDILHDLGAFSMISSDSQAMGRVGEVITRTWQTADKMKKQRGPLAGDGEGNDNFRAKRYIAKYTINPAITHGISHEVGSVEVGKWADLVLWRPAFFGVKPTLILKGGAIAASLMGDANASIPTPQPVHYRPMFASYGGSLHATSLTFISQAAQDAGLPEALGLKKKIAVVKGCRDVQKTDLIHNDYLPDIDVDPQTYQVKADGVLLWCEPADVLPMAQRYFLF, from the coding sequence ATGAAGATTTCGAGACAAGCCTACGCCGACATGTTCGGCCCCACCGTCGGTGACAAGGTTCGCCTGGCCGACACCGAGCTGTGGATCGAAGTCGAGAAAGACTTCACCACCTACGGCGAAGAAGTGAAATTCGGCGGCGGCAAGGTCATCCGCGATGGCCAGGGCCAAAGCCAATTGCTCGCAGCCGAGGTCGTCGACACGCTGATCACCAACGCACTGATCATCGACCACTGGGGCATCGTCAAGGCCGACGTCGGTCTCAAGGACGGGCGCATCGCCGGCATCGGCAAGGCCGGCAACCCGGACGTGCAGCCCAACGTGACCATCGCCATCGGCGCCAGCACCGAAGTGATTGCCGGCGAAGGCATGATCCTCACTGCTGGCGGCATCGACACCCACATCCACTTTATCTGCCCGCAGCAGATCGAAGAAGCGTTGATGAGCGGCGTCACCACCATGATCGGCGGCGGCACCGGCCCGGCCACGGGCACCAACGCGACCACGTGCACCTCCGGCCCGTGGCACTTGGCCCGGATGCTTCAAGCGGCCGATGCCTTCCCGATGAACATCGGCCTCACCGGCAAGGGCAACGCCAGCCTGCCCGAGCCGCTGATCGAACAGGTCAAGGCCGGCGCCATCGGCCTCAAACTGCATGAAGACTGGGGCACCACGCCCGCGAGCATCGACAACTGCCTGAGCGTGGCCGACCAGTACGACGTGCAGGTGGCGATTCACACCGACACCCTCAACGAATCGGGTTTCGTCGAAACCACCCTCGCCGCCTTCAAGGGCCGCACCATCCACACCTACCACACCGAAGGTGCCGGTGGCGGCCACGCGCCGGACATCATCAAGGCCTGCGGTTTTGCCAACGTGCTGCCAAGTTCGACCAACCCGACCCGGCCGTTCACCCGCAACACCATCGACGAACACCTGGACATGCTGATGGTCTGCCACCACCTGGACCCGAGCATTGCCGAAGACGTGGCCTTCGCCGAAAGCCGCATCCGCCGTGAAACCATCGCCGCCGAAGACATCCTCCACGACCTCGGCGCGTTCTCGATGATCAGCTCCGACAGCCAGGCCATGGGCCGCGTCGGCGAGGTCATCACGCGCACCTGGCAGACCGCCGACAAGATGAAAAAACAGCGCGGGCCGCTCGCCGGTGATGGCGAAGGCAACGACAACTTCCGCGCCAAACGCTACATCGCCAAGTACACCATCAACCCGGCGATCACCCACGGCATCAGCCATGAAGTGGGTTCGGTGGAGGTGGGTAAATGGGCCGACCTGGTGCTCTGGCGCCCGGCGTTTTTCGGCGTAAAACCGACGTTGATCCTCAAGGGCGGCGCCATCGCGGCCAGCCTGATGGGCGACGCCAACGCCTCGATCCCGACACCGCAACCGGTGCATTACCGCCCCATGTTCGCCAGCTACGGCGGCTCATTACACGCCACCAGCCTGACCTTCATCAGCCAGGCTGCACAGGACGCCGGGTTGCCCGAAGCATTGGGTTTGAAAAAGAAAATCGCCGTGGTCAAAGGCTGCCGCGACGTGCAGAAAACCGACCTGATCCACAACGACTACCTGCCCGACATCGACGTCGATCCGCAGACTTATCAAGTCAAGGCCGACGGAGTTTTGCTGTGGTGTGAGCCTGCCGATGTGCTGCCCATGGCGCAGCGGTACTTTTTATTCTGA
- a CDS encoding Hsp70 family protein, with translation MKNASPARACGIDFGTSNSTVGWLRPGMETLIALEDDKITLPSVVFFNIEERRPVYGRLALHEYLEGYEGRLMRSLKSLLGSKLIKHDTSVLGTAMPFKDLLGLFIGQLKKRAEAEAGREFEEVVLGRPVFFVDDDPMADKEAEDTLVDVARAIGFKEVSFQYEPIAAAFDYESTIEREELVLIVDIGGGTSDFSLVRLSPERRGLDHRQDDILATGGVHVGGTDFDKQLSLQGVMPLFGYGSRMKSGAYMPTSQHMNLATWHTINSVYSQKSQLALGSMRYDIEDTGGIDRLFKLIEQRAGHWLAMEVEETKIQLTHADSRHVPLDRIEPGLSVELSRVLFESAIDGLLERVRNSVTQLLNDANVRVDQVDTVFFTGGSSGIPALRNSVSAMLPNARHVEGNIFGSIGSGLAIEAMKRYGTLA, from the coding sequence ATGAAAAACGCATCTCCGGCCCGTGCCTGCGGTATCGACTTCGGCACGTCCAACTCCACTGTCGGCTGGCTGCGCCCTGGCATGGAAACGCTTATTGCGCTGGAGGATGACAAGATCACCCTGCCTTCGGTGGTCTTCTTCAACATCGAAGAACGCCGCCCGGTGTACGGCCGACTGGCGCTGCACGAGTACCTGGAAGGTTACGAAGGTCGCTTGATGCGCTCGCTCAAGAGCCTGCTGGGTTCCAAACTGATCAAGCACGATACCAGCGTTCTAGGCACGGCGATGCCGTTCAAGGACCTGCTCGGGCTGTTCATCGGCCAGTTGAAGAAACGTGCCGAAGCCGAAGCCGGCCGGGAATTCGAAGAAGTGGTGCTGGGCCGTCCGGTGTTCTTCGTCGATGACGACCCGATGGCCGACAAGGAAGCCGAAGACACCCTGGTCGACGTGGCACGGGCGATTGGCTTCAAGGAAGTGTCGTTCCAGTACGAACCGATTGCGGCGGCCTTCGACTACGAGTCGACCATCGAACGCGAAGAGCTGGTGCTGATTGTCGACATCGGCGGTGGTACGTCCGACTTTTCCCTGGTGCGCCTGTCGCCCGAGCGCCGTGGCCTGGACCATCGCCAGGACGACATCCTCGCCACCGGCGGCGTACACGTCGGCGGGACCGATTTCGACAAGCAACTGAGCCTGCAAGGCGTGATGCCGCTATTCGGCTACGGCAGCCGGATGAAAAGCGGCGCCTACATGCCCACCAGCCAGCACATGAACCTGGCGACCTGGCACACGATCAACTCGGTGTACTCGCAAAAGTCCCAGTTGGCCCTGGGCAGCATGCGTTACGACATCGAAGACACGGGCGGTATCGACCGTCTGTTCAAGCTGATCGAACAACGCGCCGGGCACTGGTTGGCCATGGAGGTGGAAGAAACCAAGATCCAGCTGACCCACGCCGACAGCCGCCATGTGCCGCTGGACCGTATCGAGCCGGGTTTGAGCGTGGAGCTGAGCCGGGTGCTGTTCGAGTCGGCCATCGACGGCTTGCTGGAGCGCGTGCGCAACAGCGTGACCCAACTGTTGAACGACGCCAATGTGCGCGTCGATCAGGTGGACACGGTGTTCTTCACCGGCGGTTCGAGCGGGATTCCGGCGCTACGTAACAGCGTCTCGGCCATGCTGCCTAACGCGCGGCATGTGGAAGGCAACATCTTCGGCAGCATCGGCAGCGGCCTGGCGATTGAAGCGATGAAGCGCTACGGCACACTGGCCTGA
- a CDS encoding urease subunit beta — MIPGEYRIQQGDIELNVGRRTLSLSVANSGDRPIQVGSHYHFFETNDALTFDRAASRGMRLNIPAGTAVRFEPGQSRDVELVDLVGHRRVFGFAGRIMGDLD; from the coding sequence ATGATTCCTGGCGAATACCGGATCCAGCAGGGCGACATCGAGCTCAACGTCGGCCGACGCACCTTGAGCCTGAGCGTGGCCAACAGCGGTGACAGGCCGATTCAGGTCGGCTCGCATTATCACTTCTTCGAAACCAACGACGCCCTGACCTTCGATCGCGCCGCCAGCCGTGGCATGCGCCTGAACATCCCGGCCGGCACCGCCGTGCGCTTCGAACCGGGGCAGAGCCGCGACGTCGAGCTGGTGGACCTGGTCGGGCATCGTCGGGTGTTCGGGTTTGCCGGGCGGATCATGGGCGATCTCGACTAA
- a CDS encoding DnaJ C-terminal domain-containing protein: protein MDFKDYYKILGVEPTADDKAIKAAYRKLARKYHPDVSKEKDAEAKFKDASEAYEALKSADKRAEYDDLRKYGQHGQPFQGPPGWQGRGGTGGFGGGQDGGDFSDFFSSIFGNRGPGFGGGQSGRSAGRRGQDVEMELAVFLEETLSNESKKISFQVPQYNAAGQHVSNTSKSLNVKIPAGVTDGERIRLKGQGAPGAGGGANGDLYLTIRFAPHPKFDVEGENLIITLPLAPWELALGAEVAVPTLTGKINLKVPAGSQNGQRMRAKGHGLLNKAGHRGYLFVQLKAVMPKHSDDDVKALWQELAKKAAFNPREHF, encoded by the coding sequence ATGGACTTCAAAGACTATTACAAGATTCTCGGTGTGGAACCGACGGCTGACGATAAGGCGATCAAGGCCGCCTATCGCAAACTGGCGCGCAAATACCACCCCGACGTCAGCAAGGAAAAAGACGCCGAGGCCAAATTCAAGGACGCCTCGGAAGCGTATGAAGCGCTGAAAAGCGCCGACAAGCGCGCCGAATATGACGACTTGCGCAAATACGGCCAGCACGGCCAACCGTTCCAGGGCCCGCCGGGCTGGCAAGGGCGGGGCGGTACCGGTGGTTTTGGCGGGGGTCAGGACGGTGGCGACTTCTCGGACTTCTTCAGTTCGATCTTTGGTAACCGTGGCCCGGGTTTCGGTGGCGGACAGTCTGGCCGCAGCGCCGGTCGTCGAGGGCAAGACGTGGAAATGGAACTGGCGGTTTTTCTTGAAGAAACCCTGTCGAACGAGTCGAAGAAGATCAGCTTCCAGGTGCCGCAATACAATGCCGCCGGCCAGCATGTCAGCAACACCAGCAAAAGCCTGAACGTGAAAATCCCGGCAGGCGTGACCGACGGCGAGCGCATCCGCCTCAAAGGTCAGGGCGCACCGGGTGCCGGTGGTGGCGCCAATGGCGACCTGTACCTGACGATTCGCTTCGCGCCGCACCCCAAGTTCGATGTCGAGGGCGAGAACCTCATCATCACCTTGCCGCTGGCGCCGTGGGAACTGGCGTTGGGTGCGGAAGTGGCCGTGCCGACCCTGACCGGCAAGATCAACCTCAAGGTCCCGGCCGGCAGCCAGAATGGCCAGCGCATGCGCGCCAAGGGCCACGGCCTGCTGAACAAGGCCGGTCATCGCGGTTATCTGTTTGTACAACTGAAGGCCGTGATGCCTAAACACAGCGACGATGACGTCAAAGCGTTGTGGCAGGAACTGGCGAAAAAAGCCGCGTTCAACCCGCGGGAGCACTTTTGA
- a CDS encoding chaperone modulator CbpM, with protein sequence MSSPLIVQLDMAEFCEATDLSDVYVIEIVEHGILEPQGSTPKDWRFNDVELALAKRAAKLRRDLELEWEGVALALDLLEEVQQLRAENRMLKQRLGRLVVE encoded by the coding sequence ATGAGCAGCCCCCTGATCGTTCAACTGGACATGGCAGAATTCTGTGAGGCGACCGATTTGTCGGACGTCTACGTGATCGAAATCGTCGAACACGGCATCCTCGAACCTCAGGGCTCCACGCCCAAGGACTGGCGGTTCAACGATGTTGAACTGGCCCTGGCCAAACGCGCCGCCAAGCTGCGGCGGGACCTGGAACTGGAATGGGAAGGCGTCGCCCTGGCGCTGGACCTGCTGGAAGAAGTGCAACAACTGCGCGCCGAAAACCGCATGCTCAAGCAGCGGCTGGGACGGTTGGTGGTCGAGTAG
- a CDS encoding HAMP domain-containing sensor histidine kinase, giving the protein MRLADFIVQHVDRIVDEWEQFAKIITPDDSLDRMTLRDHARSILLAAARDMRTAQTVSEQAAKAKGEGPEKTPSLDQAAASHGELRHNVGFDLVQMTSEFRHLRACVIRLWVNSLDAPDLQYFQDMIRFNEAIDEALAESTAAYAEQVNRSRDIFLAILGHDLRAPLQAVSMSTEMLIRKGQLDADAQMYAQGIKSSARHMAVMVSDLLELVRSRLGNSLPIEPAPMDLATAAQAALDEASAGQPDCDAQLTVEGDTQGVWDRARLDQLLQNLIGNALQHGENKRPITLCISGVDHQVTLTMHNHGAPIPPDALGTIFDPLVRSASEELAGSSTSLGLGLFIVKQVVDAHQGTIEVNSNETDGTTFSVVLPRVSRVVS; this is encoded by the coding sequence ATGCGTTTAGCTGATTTCATCGTTCAACACGTGGACCGCATCGTCGACGAATGGGAGCAGTTCGCCAAAATCATCACCCCGGACGACTCGCTCGACCGCATGACCTTGCGCGATCACGCCAGATCCATCCTGCTGGCCGCCGCCCGAGACATGCGCACGGCTCAAACGGTAAGTGAGCAAGCGGCCAAAGCCAAGGGCGAAGGCCCGGAGAAAACCCCTAGCCTGGATCAAGCCGCCGCCAGCCACGGTGAACTGCGCCACAACGTCGGTTTTGATCTGGTGCAGATGACCTCCGAATTCCGTCACTTGCGGGCCTGCGTGATTCGCTTGTGGGTCAACAGCCTCGATGCGCCGGACCTTCAGTACTTTCAGGACATGATCCGTTTCAACGAAGCCATCGACGAAGCGCTGGCCGAATCCACGGCGGCCTACGCCGAGCAGGTCAATCGCTCGCGGGACATCTTCCTGGCGATCCTCGGCCATGACCTGCGCGCGCCGTTGCAAGCGGTGAGCATGTCCACCGAAATGCTGATCCGCAAAGGCCAACTCGACGCCGACGCCCAGATGTATGCGCAGGGCATCAAGAGCAGTGCCCGGCACATGGCGGTGATGGTCAGCGATTTGCTGGAGCTGGTGCGCAGCCGACTGGGCAACAGCCTGCCGATCGAACCGGCCCCGATGGACCTGGCCACTGCCGCCCAGGCGGCGCTGGATGAAGCCTCTGCCGGGCAGCCGGATTGCGACGCGCAGTTAACGGTCGAGGGGGACACTCAGGGTGTTTGGGACCGCGCCCGGCTCGATCAACTGCTGCAAAACCTGATCGGCAATGCCTTGCAACACGGGGAGAACAAACGCCCGATCACCTTGTGCATCTCGGGGGTCGACCATCAGGTGACACTGACCATGCACAACCACGGCGCGCCTATCCCGCCCGATGCCCTGGGCACGATTTTCGACCCCTTGGTGCGCAGCGCCAGCGAAGAACTGGCCGGCTCTAGCACCAGCCTCGGGTTGGGGCTGTTTATCGTCAAACAAGTGGTGGATGCCCATCAGGGCACGATAGAAGTCAACTCCAACGAAACCGACGGCACGACATTCAGCGTGGTGTTGCCGAGGGTGTCACGGGTGGTTTCATAG